A part of Miscanthus floridulus cultivar M001 chromosome 6, ASM1932011v1, whole genome shotgun sequence genomic DNA contains:
- the LOC136457724 gene encoding protein ZW2-like, whose translation MADMDHLYNGPHPPPPIQATTPTASSRAAQHHHITSIAMPATFPPPAPTSHGGRNGTGTLPPPMSSNESFSNFFESWIAEQFRDLEELRAAASAEPATPEADLRRLVDQVLGHYAQYYSTKAAAAADDVNMMFTASWTSTTEHLYLWCGGWRPTAALQLLYTKSGMQLQQQLPVFLDGGGLKDDLSGLSAAELQAADQLQHRTITREREIEEVAASAQEALTSKTMVELAGGGGLDAGVMDREMQTKAEGMRRVLEMADGLRLETMREVVALLRPAQAVHFLLAAAELHLAVHDFGRRKDGHAGNAAAPSK comes from the exons ATGGCCGACATGGACCACCTTTATAACGGACCCCACCCACCACCACCCATCCAAGCCACAACGCCCACCGCCAGCAGCAGAGCAGCCCAGCACCACCACATCACATCGATCGCCATGCCCGCCACCTTCCCGCCGCCGGCGCCTACCTCTCACGGCGGGCGCAACGGCACCGGCACCCTTCCTCCGCCGATGTCTTCCAACgagtccttctccaacttcttcgAGTCCTGGATCGCCGAGCAGTTCCGCGACCTGGAGGAGCTCCGCGCCGCGGCGTCCGCGGAGCCGGCCACCCCCGAGGCCGACCTCCGGCGCCTCGTCGACCAGGTGCTGGGCCACTACGCGCAGTACTACAGCACcaaggccgcggccgcggccgacgACGTGAACATGATGTTCACCGCGTCCTGGACCTCCACCACCGAGCACCTCTACCTCTGGTGCGGCGGGTGGCGCCCCACCGCCGCGCTCCAGCTGCTGTACACCAAGTCCGGGATGCAGCTCCAGCAGCAGCTCCCCGTCTTCCTCGACGGCGGCGGCCTCAAGGACGACCTCAGCGGCCTCAGCGCCGCGGAGCTCCAGGCCGCCGACCAGCTGCAGCACCGCACCATCACGAGGGAGCGCGAGATTGAGGAAGTCGCCGCGAGCGCACAG GAGGCGCTGACGTCAAAGACGATGGTGGAGCTcgcgggcggcggcgggctgGACGCTGGGGTGATGGACCGGGAGATGCAGACGAAGGCGGAGGGGATGAGGCGGGTGCTGGAGATGGCGGACGGGCTGCGGCTCGAGACGATGCGCGAGGTGGTGGCGCTGCTCCGCCCCGCGCAGGCCGTGCacttcctcctcgccgccgcggAGCTCCACCTCGCCGTGCACGACTTCGGGCGCCGCAAGGACGGGCACGCCGGCAACGCCGCCGCGCCGTCGAAGTGA